The Orcinus orca chromosome 16, mOrcOrc1.1, whole genome shotgun sequence genome includes a window with the following:
- the FLYWCH1 gene encoding FLYWCH-type zinc finger-containing protein 1 isoform X1, translating to MPLPEPSEQEGESVKAGQEPSPESPELGTDVVPAAPTKPTEFSELVLLTASTENGDGVDSQPKAVHCVLSLEMSGPDTLAGTPQILPVEEQQGAVQPSPQAQELKHSKPDTAAPQPLEFLRTPFGGRLLVLESFLYKQEKAVGDKVYWKCREHTELGCRGRAITRGLRATVMRGHCHPPDEEGLEARRQRQKLPSPALPEGLGDPQGPGGRMEEPLEGVGPWLCPEEPEPAPGPVLSKPAPEEDEGLRALSLLSLPPKKRPTLGTGGPPPLEFLRTCYGGSFLVHESFLYKREKAVGDKVYWTCRDHTLHGCRSRAITQGQRVTVMRGHCHPPDVEGLEARRQQEKAMELLRARPGGPGGQVDKLLQGVDSLFYRRGPGPLTLTRPRPRKRSKAKDQDLLAQPQGEEDQDEDLGGPEFLRTPLGGSFLVYESFLYRREKAAGEKVYWTCRDQARMGCRSRAITQGKRVTVMRGHCHPPDLGGLEALRQREKRPGTAQRGSSGGPEFLRTPLGGSFLVYESFLYRREKAAGEKVYWTCRDQARMRCRSRAITQGQRVMVMRRHCHPPDLGGLEALRQREQLPSPAQREGSGVETLQPLEFLRTSLGGRFLVYESFLYRKEKAAGEKVYWMCRDQARLGCRSRAITQGQRVTVMRSHCHLPDLAGLEALRQRERLPSTAQQEDPEKTKLLPEVQLCFETCAPESQQSYGKVEDTHLDSESQ from the exons ATGCCCCTGCCCGAGCCCAGTGAGCAGGAGGGCGAGAGCGTGAAGGCCGGCCAGGAGCCCTCCCCTGAGTCCCCTGAGCTGGGCACAGATGTCGTCCCCGCAGCCCCCACGAAGCCCACGGAGTTCTCCGAACTGGTCCTACTGACAGCCTCCACTGAGAATGGGGATGGAGTGGACTCCCAGCCCAAAGCAGTGCACTGTGTCCTGTCCTTGGAGATGTCTGGCCCTGACACCCTGGCTGGGACCCCCCAGATCCTGCCAGTAGAGGAACAGCAGGGGGCAGTCCAACCAAGCCCCCAGGCCCAGGAACTGAAACACAGCAAGCCAGACACAG cagccccccagcccctggagttCCTGAGGACCCCATTTGGGGGCCGCCTGCTGGTGCTGGAGTCCTTCCTGTACAAGCAGGAGAAGGCTGTGGGGGACAAGGTATACTGGAAGTGCCGCGAGCACACCGAGCTGGGCTGCCGGGGCCGGGCCATCACCCGTGGCCTAAGGGCCACGGTGATGCGGGGCCACTGCCACCCGCCCGATGAGGAGGGCCTGGAGGCCCGGCGCCAGAGACAGaagctgcccagcccagccctgcccgaaGGCTTGGGGGATCCCCAGGGCCCCGGCGGCCGAATGGAGGAGCCCCTGGAGGGGGTGGGCCCGTGGCTGTGCCCCGAGGAGCCGGAGCCGGCCCCGGGGCCAGTGCTGAGCAAGCCAGCTCCCGAGGAGGATGAGGGGCTCCGAGCCCTGTCGCTGCTGAGCTTGCCTCCCAAGAAACGCCCGACGCTGGGGACCG GAGGGCCCCCGCCCCTGGAGTTCCTGAGAACCTGCTACGGGGGCAGCTTCCTGGTGCACGAGTCCTTCCTCTACAAGCGGGAGAAGGCTGTGGGGGACAAGGTGTACTGGACGTGCCGGGACCACACGCTGCATGGCTGCCGCAGCCGGGCCATCACACAGGGCCAGCGGGTGACTGTCATGCGTGGCCACTGCCACCCGCCTGACGTGGAGGGTCTGGAGGCCCGGCGGCAGCAGGAGAAGGCCATGGAGTTGCTGCGGGCCAGGCCGGGCGGCCCCGGGGGCCAAGTGGACAAGCTGCTCCAAGGCGTGGACAGCCTGTTCTACCGCAGGGGGCCGGGCCCCCTGACTCTCACCAGGCCCCGGCCCAGAAAGCGGTCAAAGGCCAAAGATCAGGACCTCCTGGCCCAGCCGCAAGGCGAGGAGGACCAGGACGAGGACCTGG GAGGCCCTGAGTTCCTGAGGACCCCTCTGGGGGGCAGCTTCCTGGTGTACGAGTCCTTCCTCTACAGGCGGGAGAAGGCGGCCGGGGAGAAGGTGTACTGGACGTGCCGGGACCAGGCCCGCATGGGCTGCCGCAGCCGAGCCATCACCCAAGGCAAGCGGGTGACAGTGATGCGAGGCCACTGCCACCCGCCCGACCTGGGGGGCTTGGAGGCCCTGCGGCAGCGAGAGAAACGCCCTGGCACGGCTCAGCGAGGGAGCTCTG GAGGCCCTGAGTTCCTGAGGACCCCTCTGGGGGGCAGCTTCCTGGTGTACGAGTCCTTCCTCTACAGGCGGGAGAAGGCGGCCGGGGAGAAGGTGTACTGGACGTGCCGGGACCAGGCCCGCATGCGCTGCCGCAGCCGAGCCATCACCCAGGGCCAGCGGGTCATGGTGATGCGCAGACACTGCCATCCGCCCGACCTGGGGGGCCTGGAGGCCCTGAGGCAGCGGGAGcagctccccagcccagcccagagggAAGGCTCAGGTGTGG AAACCCTCCAGCCCCTGGAGTTCCTGAGGACCTCTCTCGGGGGCAGGTTCCTGGTGTACGAGTCCTTCCTCTACAGGAAGGAGAAGGCGGCCGGGGAGAAGGTATACTGGATGTGCCGGGACCAGGCCCGCTTGGGCTGCCGCAGCCGGGCCATCACCCAGGGCCAGCGGGTGACCGTCATGCGCAGCCACTGCCACCTGCCTGACCTGGCGGGCCTGGAGGCCCTGAGGCAGCGGGAGCGGCTCCCCAGCACAGCCCAGCAGGAAGACCCAG AAAAGACAAAACTTCTGCCTGAAGTTCAACTGTGCTTCGAGACTTGTGCTCCTGAAAGCCAACAGAGCTATGG GAAGGTGGAAGATACACATCTGGACAGCGAGTCCCAATGA
- the FLYWCH1 gene encoding FLYWCH-type zinc finger-containing protein 1 isoform X2: MPLPEPSEQEGESVKAGQEPSPESPELGTDVVPAAPTKPTEFSELVLLTASTENGDGVDSQPKAVHCVLSLEMSGPDTLAGTPQILPVEEQQGAVQPSPQAQELKHSKPDTAAPQPLEFLRTPFGGRLLVLESFLYKQEKAVGDKVYWKCREHTELGCRGRAITRGLRATVMRGHCHPPDEEGLEARRQRQKLPSPALPEGLGDPQGPGGRMEEPLEGVGPWLCPEEPEPAPGPVLSKPAPEEDEGLRALSLLSLPPKKRPTLGTGGPPPLEFLRTCYGGSFLVHESFLYKREKAVGDKVYWTCRDHTLHGCRSRAITQGQRVTVMRGHCHPPDVEGLEARRQQEKAMELLRARPGGPGGQVDKLLQGVDSLFYRRGPGPLTLTRPRPRKRSKAKDQDLLAQPQGEEDQDEDLGGPEFLRTPLGGSFLVYESFLYRREKAAGEKVYWTCRDQARMGCRSRAITQGKRVTVMRGHCHPPDLGGLEALRQREKRPGTAQRGSSGGPEFLRTPLGGSFLVYESFLYRREKAAGEKVYWTCRDQARMRCRSRAITQGQRVMVMRRHCHPPDLGGLEALRQREQLPSPAQREGSETLQPLEFLRTSLGGRFLVYESFLYRKEKAAGEKVYWMCRDQARLGCRSRAITQGQRVTVMRSHCHLPDLAGLEALRQRERLPSTAQQEDPEKTKLLPEVQLCFETCAPESQQSYGKVEDTHLDSESQ, translated from the exons ATGCCCCTGCCCGAGCCCAGTGAGCAGGAGGGCGAGAGCGTGAAGGCCGGCCAGGAGCCCTCCCCTGAGTCCCCTGAGCTGGGCACAGATGTCGTCCCCGCAGCCCCCACGAAGCCCACGGAGTTCTCCGAACTGGTCCTACTGACAGCCTCCACTGAGAATGGGGATGGAGTGGACTCCCAGCCCAAAGCAGTGCACTGTGTCCTGTCCTTGGAGATGTCTGGCCCTGACACCCTGGCTGGGACCCCCCAGATCCTGCCAGTAGAGGAACAGCAGGGGGCAGTCCAACCAAGCCCCCAGGCCCAGGAACTGAAACACAGCAAGCCAGACACAG cagccccccagcccctggagttCCTGAGGACCCCATTTGGGGGCCGCCTGCTGGTGCTGGAGTCCTTCCTGTACAAGCAGGAGAAGGCTGTGGGGGACAAGGTATACTGGAAGTGCCGCGAGCACACCGAGCTGGGCTGCCGGGGCCGGGCCATCACCCGTGGCCTAAGGGCCACGGTGATGCGGGGCCACTGCCACCCGCCCGATGAGGAGGGCCTGGAGGCCCGGCGCCAGAGACAGaagctgcccagcccagccctgcccgaaGGCTTGGGGGATCCCCAGGGCCCCGGCGGCCGAATGGAGGAGCCCCTGGAGGGGGTGGGCCCGTGGCTGTGCCCCGAGGAGCCGGAGCCGGCCCCGGGGCCAGTGCTGAGCAAGCCAGCTCCCGAGGAGGATGAGGGGCTCCGAGCCCTGTCGCTGCTGAGCTTGCCTCCCAAGAAACGCCCGACGCTGGGGACCG GAGGGCCCCCGCCCCTGGAGTTCCTGAGAACCTGCTACGGGGGCAGCTTCCTGGTGCACGAGTCCTTCCTCTACAAGCGGGAGAAGGCTGTGGGGGACAAGGTGTACTGGACGTGCCGGGACCACACGCTGCATGGCTGCCGCAGCCGGGCCATCACACAGGGCCAGCGGGTGACTGTCATGCGTGGCCACTGCCACCCGCCTGACGTGGAGGGTCTGGAGGCCCGGCGGCAGCAGGAGAAGGCCATGGAGTTGCTGCGGGCCAGGCCGGGCGGCCCCGGGGGCCAAGTGGACAAGCTGCTCCAAGGCGTGGACAGCCTGTTCTACCGCAGGGGGCCGGGCCCCCTGACTCTCACCAGGCCCCGGCCCAGAAAGCGGTCAAAGGCCAAAGATCAGGACCTCCTGGCCCAGCCGCAAGGCGAGGAGGACCAGGACGAGGACCTGG GAGGCCCTGAGTTCCTGAGGACCCCTCTGGGGGGCAGCTTCCTGGTGTACGAGTCCTTCCTCTACAGGCGGGAGAAGGCGGCCGGGGAGAAGGTGTACTGGACGTGCCGGGACCAGGCCCGCATGGGCTGCCGCAGCCGAGCCATCACCCAAGGCAAGCGGGTGACAGTGATGCGAGGCCACTGCCACCCGCCCGACCTGGGGGGCTTGGAGGCCCTGCGGCAGCGAGAGAAACGCCCTGGCACGGCTCAGCGAGGGAGCTCTG GAGGCCCTGAGTTCCTGAGGACCCCTCTGGGGGGCAGCTTCCTGGTGTACGAGTCCTTCCTCTACAGGCGGGAGAAGGCGGCCGGGGAGAAGGTGTACTGGACGTGCCGGGACCAGGCCCGCATGCGCTGCCGCAGCCGAGCCATCACCCAGGGCCAGCGGGTCATGGTGATGCGCAGACACTGCCATCCGCCCGACCTGGGGGGCCTGGAGGCCCTGAGGCAGCGGGAGcagctccccagcccagcccagagggAAGGCTCAG AAACCCTCCAGCCCCTGGAGTTCCTGAGGACCTCTCTCGGGGGCAGGTTCCTGGTGTACGAGTCCTTCCTCTACAGGAAGGAGAAGGCGGCCGGGGAGAAGGTATACTGGATGTGCCGGGACCAGGCCCGCTTGGGCTGCCGCAGCCGGGCCATCACCCAGGGCCAGCGGGTGACCGTCATGCGCAGCCACTGCCACCTGCCTGACCTGGCGGGCCTGGAGGCCCTGAGGCAGCGGGAGCGGCTCCCCAGCACAGCCCAGCAGGAAGACCCAG AAAAGACAAAACTTCTGCCTGAAGTTCAACTGTGCTTCGAGACTTGTGCTCCTGAAAGCCAACAGAGCTATGG GAAGGTGGAAGATACACATCTGGACAGCGAGTCCCAATGA
- the FLYWCH1 gene encoding FLYWCH-type zinc finger-containing protein 1 isoform X3: MPLPEPSEQEGESVKAGQEPSPESPELGTDVVPAAPTKPTEFSELVLLTASTENGDGVDSQPKAVHCVLSLEMSGPDTLAGTPQILPVEEQQGAVQPSPQAQELKHSKPDTAPQPLEFLRTPFGGRLLVLESFLYKQEKAVGDKVYWKCREHTELGCRGRAITRGLRATVMRGHCHPPDEEGLEARRQRQKLPSPALPEGLGDPQGPGGRMEEPLEGVGPWLCPEEPEPAPGPVLSKPAPEEDEGLRALSLLSLPPKKRPTLGTGGPPPLEFLRTCYGGSFLVHESFLYKREKAVGDKVYWTCRDHTLHGCRSRAITQGQRVTVMRGHCHPPDVEGLEARRQQEKAMELLRARPGGPGGQVDKLLQGVDSLFYRRGPGPLTLTRPRPRKRSKAKDQDLLAQPQGEEDQDEDLGGPEFLRTPLGGSFLVYESFLYRREKAAGEKVYWTCRDQARMGCRSRAITQGKRVTVMRGHCHPPDLGGLEALRQREKRPGTAQRGSSGGPEFLRTPLGGSFLVYESFLYRREKAAGEKVYWTCRDQARMRCRSRAITQGQRVMVMRRHCHPPDLGGLEALRQREQLPSPAQREGSETLQPLEFLRTSLGGRFLVYESFLYRKEKAAGEKVYWMCRDQARLGCRSRAITQGQRVTVMRSHCHLPDLAGLEALRQRERLPSTAQQEDPEKTKLLPEVQLCFETCAPESQQSYGKVEDTHLDSESQ, from the exons ATGCCCCTGCCCGAGCCCAGTGAGCAGGAGGGCGAGAGCGTGAAGGCCGGCCAGGAGCCCTCCCCTGAGTCCCCTGAGCTGGGCACAGATGTCGTCCCCGCAGCCCCCACGAAGCCCACGGAGTTCTCCGAACTGGTCCTACTGACAGCCTCCACTGAGAATGGGGATGGAGTGGACTCCCAGCCCAAAGCAGTGCACTGTGTCCTGTCCTTGGAGATGTCTGGCCCTGACACCCTGGCTGGGACCCCCCAGATCCTGCCAGTAGAGGAACAGCAGGGGGCAGTCCAACCAAGCCCCCAGGCCCAGGAACTGAAACACAGCAAGCCAGACACAG ccccccagcccctggagttCCTGAGGACCCCATTTGGGGGCCGCCTGCTGGTGCTGGAGTCCTTCCTGTACAAGCAGGAGAAGGCTGTGGGGGACAAGGTATACTGGAAGTGCCGCGAGCACACCGAGCTGGGCTGCCGGGGCCGGGCCATCACCCGTGGCCTAAGGGCCACGGTGATGCGGGGCCACTGCCACCCGCCCGATGAGGAGGGCCTGGAGGCCCGGCGCCAGAGACAGaagctgcccagcccagccctgcccgaaGGCTTGGGGGATCCCCAGGGCCCCGGCGGCCGAATGGAGGAGCCCCTGGAGGGGGTGGGCCCGTGGCTGTGCCCCGAGGAGCCGGAGCCGGCCCCGGGGCCAGTGCTGAGCAAGCCAGCTCCCGAGGAGGATGAGGGGCTCCGAGCCCTGTCGCTGCTGAGCTTGCCTCCCAAGAAACGCCCGACGCTGGGGACCG GAGGGCCCCCGCCCCTGGAGTTCCTGAGAACCTGCTACGGGGGCAGCTTCCTGGTGCACGAGTCCTTCCTCTACAAGCGGGAGAAGGCTGTGGGGGACAAGGTGTACTGGACGTGCCGGGACCACACGCTGCATGGCTGCCGCAGCCGGGCCATCACACAGGGCCAGCGGGTGACTGTCATGCGTGGCCACTGCCACCCGCCTGACGTGGAGGGTCTGGAGGCCCGGCGGCAGCAGGAGAAGGCCATGGAGTTGCTGCGGGCCAGGCCGGGCGGCCCCGGGGGCCAAGTGGACAAGCTGCTCCAAGGCGTGGACAGCCTGTTCTACCGCAGGGGGCCGGGCCCCCTGACTCTCACCAGGCCCCGGCCCAGAAAGCGGTCAAAGGCCAAAGATCAGGACCTCCTGGCCCAGCCGCAAGGCGAGGAGGACCAGGACGAGGACCTGG GAGGCCCTGAGTTCCTGAGGACCCCTCTGGGGGGCAGCTTCCTGGTGTACGAGTCCTTCCTCTACAGGCGGGAGAAGGCGGCCGGGGAGAAGGTGTACTGGACGTGCCGGGACCAGGCCCGCATGGGCTGCCGCAGCCGAGCCATCACCCAAGGCAAGCGGGTGACAGTGATGCGAGGCCACTGCCACCCGCCCGACCTGGGGGGCTTGGAGGCCCTGCGGCAGCGAGAGAAACGCCCTGGCACGGCTCAGCGAGGGAGCTCTG GAGGCCCTGAGTTCCTGAGGACCCCTCTGGGGGGCAGCTTCCTGGTGTACGAGTCCTTCCTCTACAGGCGGGAGAAGGCGGCCGGGGAGAAGGTGTACTGGACGTGCCGGGACCAGGCCCGCATGCGCTGCCGCAGCCGAGCCATCACCCAGGGCCAGCGGGTCATGGTGATGCGCAGACACTGCCATCCGCCCGACCTGGGGGGCCTGGAGGCCCTGAGGCAGCGGGAGcagctccccagcccagcccagagggAAGGCTCAG AAACCCTCCAGCCCCTGGAGTTCCTGAGGACCTCTCTCGGGGGCAGGTTCCTGGTGTACGAGTCCTTCCTCTACAGGAAGGAGAAGGCGGCCGGGGAGAAGGTATACTGGATGTGCCGGGACCAGGCCCGCTTGGGCTGCCGCAGCCGGGCCATCACCCAGGGCCAGCGGGTGACCGTCATGCGCAGCCACTGCCACCTGCCTGACCTGGCGGGCCTGGAGGCCCTGAGGCAGCGGGAGCGGCTCCCCAGCACAGCCCAGCAGGAAGACCCAG AAAAGACAAAACTTCTGCCTGAAGTTCAACTGTGCTTCGAGACTTGTGCTCCTGAAAGCCAACAGAGCTATGG GAAGGTGGAAGATACACATCTGGACAGCGAGTCCCAATGA